The proteins below come from a single Argentina anserina chromosome 1, drPotAnse1.1, whole genome shotgun sequence genomic window:
- the LOC126795643 gene encoding GATA transcription factor 21: MAPPFLELSTIGSSRDHDQYDHDHHDLFNYLEPKSSFSSTTSSLSSPIFVSAAQVQGPISDHYYREPQNFQFQLLEADHIVAYGGSCDHDHTLGNEGEKGSVINLSIDPEYRADDHNNHENRSTRAENISVKWMSSKMRIMRKMTSPDQTISSDTTAATIDSVAQVKLSSSHNFEGQKLHPSSPQGTDSSNNTNPVRVCSDCNTTKTPLWRSGPRGPKSLCNACGIRQRKARRAMAAAAAAANGTTLAVEAAPSTIKTTKVKLKDNKTIPFKKRCHKLAISPSPRGKSKTKLRFGDFSISSMNQNSGTTTPSPPPTTNTTTTTFQRVFPQDEKEAAILLMALSCGLVQG; this comes from the exons ATGGCTCCACCTTTTCTCGAGCTCAGCACTATTGGATCAAGCCGTGATCATGATCAGTATGATCATGATCACCATGATCTATTCAACTATCTAGAACCTAAATCTTCGTTTTCCTCCACCACTTCCTCTCTTTCTAGTCCCATCTTCGTAAGTGCAGCTCAAGTTCAAGGACCAATATCTGATCACTACTATAGAGAACCGCAAAACTTTCAGTTCCAGTTACTAGag GCCGATCACATTGTTGCGTACGGTGGATCATGTGATCACGATCATACCCTTGGAAATGAAGGTGAGAAAGGTAGTGTAATCAATTTAAGTATTGATCCCGAGTATAGAGCTGATGATCACAATAACCATGAGAACCGAAGTACTCGTGCTGAGAATATTTCGGTTAAGTGGATGTCGTCGAAGATGAGGATCATGAGGAAGATGACCAGCCCGGATCAAACAATTAGCAGTGATACTACTGCTGCTACTATTGATAGTGTTGCACAAGTTAAATTATCATCTTCTCACAACTTTGAAGGGCAGAAGCTGCATCCATCATCACCTCAAGGAACTGACAGCTCAAACAACACGAACCCGGTTAGGGTTTGCTCCGACTGCAACACAACCAAGACACCTCTGTGGAGAAGTGGACCTAGAGGTCCCAAG TCACTTTGCAACGCCTGTGGAATTCGGCAAAGGAAAGCAAGGCGGGCCATGGCTgcggcagcagcagcagcaaatGGCACAACCCTGGCTGTGGAAGCGGCACCATCAACTATCAAGACGACTAAGGTGAAACTTAAAGACAACAAAACTATTCCATTCAAGAAAAGATGCCACAAACTTGCTATTTCCCCTTCACCTCGAGGCAAATCAAAGACCAAGCTTCGCTTCGGAGATTTCTCAATTAGCAGCATGAATCAGAATTCAGGCACTACTactccttctcctcctcctactaccaacaccaccaccaccacattTCAACGAGTTTTCCCTCAAGACGAGAAGGAAGCCGCGATCCTGCTAATGGCCCTATCTTGTGGACTGGTTCAAGGTTGA